One Argentina anserina chromosome 6, drPotAnse1.1, whole genome shotgun sequence genomic window, AAACATTTAACCGGTATAAAACAATTGAAGCAGATATTCTGATCAACTATCACAACTTACTACAAAACAAGAAGTACGAAATAGAAAATAGGATTTGGAAGAATGATTACAAAACATGATATACTGTTGATCTGTCAGATTATGAATGTAAACATTGTATTCCTTATCCTGCTCTGTAATCTGGCAGCTTCATTCCTGACTTCTTCACTCCTATCTCAAACATATGACCAGTGGAAAATTAATGTCATCAATACATATTCTACACATCTATATCCTGTTTGAACTTATACATATGCAAAATGTCACTGAGCATTGAATTGTATTCCactcatcaaactcattccttCTGTTTCATGTATCTTTATCTGAAAGTAGTTTGAAGTATATATCATCTCAGATATCAGCTTGATTTCTTAATAAACCCTCAACAGTTTTGTTTGTAGAAGCTAACGGCAAATGTTGCTATCTCCTATCTCCTTTCGACACCTGAAGCTAGGTATTCTCATTAGCCCTGCCTTCAGGCAGCTTGCAGCTCTGCACAGATGACCTCATGTATCTCTCACCTTTTTAGCCTTAGACTCGAGCTTATGACCTCTATGGTGGCTGCTTTTTTGGTTGATTCTTAAGGATGCGCTATATTCCTTGTTCTATATCAAGGTCAGTGTCTTggtgtttttcttttatatacaGATTACTCGGAGTCTCTTTGGGTCAATGACATGATTTTTGTTACTCAAATGAAAATGGCATGATACATTGACACCATCACATAGggctcatcatttagcccgcggatccgAAAAACCCGGGGAGGCCAGCAAGCCCGTTGGGCTTTTACCTGGCCCGGTCTGCaagaaagcccgccaaatcCCGCTTCCGTGAGTGGAGGGCTGAGCTtagtttagaggtgtgaaacccgccCGGTCAGCCAAAAGCCCGCTAGCCCGACCtgccaaaagcccgcaaggcccgccaagatataaaatattatacatgtatataatatattatacatataacaattatatgtcttttttggtaacattatgaagcaactatatgaagtatatgaagtaaacttcttGGGATTTATCGACACCAACTGATGTTATCGGTACTAATATTTAGGGTGTAATATCCCGAATTTTCGGATTcgaattgtatgaattcttggaaatTATTAAACCTGGAAAATTGAATAAATAGTATTTTTTTCCGCTTCACGACGATGTCAAAACGAAACGGAACCGTCGTcggaaattaaaaatttaaaacgttacgtttccgcgacacgagagtcgacttttactccgtcgctcgtgtccgaaaatttccttcacgaaagttgtagagctcgtcgatacaatTTCGTGGGCACGTCacgcaccttaatcggacgtcgtatgtgaaagttattgacgacggaagttggtttccgattttggaaattgtaTAAAAGGAGATTTTTGCAAACcctattttccaaaaacagaaatctctctctctctctctctctctctctctctctctctctctctctccacaaccctctctccctctcgaccccgaccccctctaaaaaaaattccttcgCCGATCTCGCGCCTCCGGCCGGTgtggctctcaccgccggtcccAAGACCGCTGCAAGCTCGATTGCACCAACCCCTGGGCGAGACGCGTCCTCCTCGCCACCGTAAAGCCTCGCTGACAAGCGACAATTTCTGAAAAACCTCGCCGCCGATTCAAGATTCGCCGTCGGAGAATGGAGCCATAGGTCCTTGCAAATCGACCCTTGGTTGGAGTGTAGCACGAAATTGAAGCTTCAATTGGAGGTTTTAGCGTCGGAGGTGAGCTTGGGAATTCTGAAACCTCCCAGCAACTTTATGGCCAATCCCCGGCGATATGGGTTGCAACGAAGGTATGGTTGTGATCACCTCTACATGATCTTCATCTTTCTTGTTTCAGtgtttgtaattttgttgagTTTTGGGCGGAGTGGTTGGAGTAGCGCGTGTCGCCGTCTGTGGCGGCTCGTGGGTGGTTGTGGAGGTGCAGGGACACGACATTAAGTCGTGgaagggaggaggagaagaaaagagagagttttgggcggcggtgggcaagccacgcgcgcCGGTTTGGGCGGTACGTGAGCTCCATGCGCTGGTACTGTGGGTGGCGTGTGAGCGCCCCCCGCGGTTGTCGGAGGGTGGCGGGTGAAACCCACGCGCCGCTACGTGCGgaggcgcgtgaacagtgtttctgaacaatattttttttaaaagtaatttctgtacagtaaatgtaaaaggtaattttatgtacagtaaattgtaaaaagtaaattccgtacagtaataatgtaaaaagtaatttatgtacattaattgtaaaaagtaattatctaaatagtaaatcagtgattagtatttactggaATAGTATTTACAATGAAACAGTACATTGATTTACAGTATATGTAAACACTATGTACATGAACAATATttgcgtgaacagtaattacgtaaaaataataaattgctgaacagtaaacagtagtactgattcggcatttgaggttttacgtaacgtttctaaccactttattatacaactaggtaatcgacaaaacaagtgaaAGATTTACTGTCGGTATTGTGGAATTTCGCTCAGGAAAACAAGGTGAATagatctcactatgacgagtctccCCTTggcggagattcataattacgcttTATTTAAAAGAccaaactatgatatgtatatgatatagtgggttgttatactatatactgtcatactcgtatttccaaatgagtttatttacagcaccaatatttattttatttaagcatGAGTCACTTAGTTTTTgtgcaataacatgtgaggattgtattgtacgtggttttaactttgagtcatgttaaaacgttttctatcttcggacgtgttggcagtatcgaaacctagccttggctgggtgacagttacgatgagtgcatttataattaaatattttatgtattttcttttgtatactatgcgtgttatactgttgatttactcatacgagctgcaaagcttaccgggtttgtgtttacaatcccggtgcacctattcgatagtgtaggggatagttttgcaggtgtggattagtagAATTGAAGGGCTACTatgaagatttcgaagtttcattatttatatttgtgatgaggattttacatttcaatttgatataatgcttgaattataaactggttttgtaataatcaaatcgactgAGATGTACTATGAACCCAGTTATGATACGCTGTGACTAttagatgatttcgatttttgaGTTAACACTTGAAATTTAGGGGTCGTGACATAGGGACCCAGTTAAAACTCATCTAATTTGAACATCATCtcaccgtcagaattttcggtaaaccgaaaacaccactaatatatcCTAAGGGATAACTCATTACCAGGATGCAAACGTCGAAAGCCActtgcatatttgaaatcatctaatttttgtcattgattGTGGGCAGTCGCACTGagcaaactcatttggcaaagccccggtcaatgtggttttaatatgtcgaaatgcctttttttgttgaccgttaGTAAGGATGGTCAAACTATGTCTAAAATGGACAAaattttacagggtccctcaAGGCCGGCCTTGGGCTAAAGCCACTAAAGCACAAGCTTTGGGCCCCTAATTTTAAGGGCCCTCAAAATTAATCATATAcacatagtaaaaaaaaaactgggtCGTAAAAGAAGGAGGCCAcgttcttatatttttttcaattttctgactttatctcttcctctctttctctaatTCTCTCctctgtaaaaaaaattaccgtCACAGCTCCGGGACTTCTCGAAGATTCTCAACACCGCTGGCCCTTCAGctaatctctctctctgataCGTTACTGGTCTCCCCTTTcaattcttttcaattttgtatatgtttttgtttagaGAGAGTAGGATGAAAGATTGGGAATATGTGGTGTTTGATAAAGTTAAAGATGTATGTGTGCTTTTCGATACAAATCTGAGCTTAGATATTAGATTGATAGATTCCATTAGTGTTTGGATTTCTGGCTCATTTGGTTTTTTCCGAAGCAATCTTCTAATGAATGGAAAAAAATTCGCCAATCTTTGATTCATATAGGATGTAGAAATGTCTAAAACTCTAAATGATTGAATGGATTGTAAGGAAAACGAATTTGCAGGAGATTATTGCGTGCTTGGCTTGATGAAACTTAGTTTTAATTGGCTGCTTTGTTTACAAAGTGTAGTTGTTAGTTATGGTAGCCTTTCCATGTTATTCatattgcatatcttcttttgTATACCATATTGTTATGGCCGTCAATAAATTTATATTGTATGAGCTTCTTAGTTTTTGGAATGAAAAATATGGTGACGAGGTCATGCTCATGATACAAATTGAACATTAGTATCTGTTTTCtatggttttatcagattatgacaacaattttgttatattttgcaGGGTGCTATATGGCTACAATCAGGAAGTATCCTTCTCgggctaaaaaaaaaagagattaaGAGGAGGGAGGCGCTAAAGAAGGTTCAAGCAAGAATGTCAATTTTTGAGTAAAAGGTattgatatttgtaacttttatatttttgcTTCAAACATTAtatcattttattattattgaaagttttattgctatgttttgttatttcaaaaaatttattgtttcaaattttttttttggacaatgGCCCCAATTTTTCTCATCGCTTCGAGCCCTGAAAatctcagggccggccctggggtccctaaatatatataccgatcacatctgctagtgtcgatcgaccgtaTTTAGAACCAGAGTTGTTGATCACCGAAATGTCCACTAacgtattataacctttacactgggtttaaaataaaactatcgcattatatagtgactatatgaaggaaacttcgcggaattaatcgacaccagccgatgtgatcggtccTTATAtatagtgaccctataaacatttcatctaattcggacctcgtttaactgtcggaatttccggtaaaccgaaaacacaactaatatgccctaagggatgacccatttcaaagatgcgaacaccgaaaaccgtttacatatctgaaatgacctaatttttgttacctatcatgcgcggtcgcactgaggaaacccatttggcaaagccctggtcaatggggtttcaatatgtcaaaacgcctctttttttgtttaccgtaggtacgaacggtcaaactatgtccaaaatggacgaaatttttacgtagtccctaaatatatataccgatcacatctgctagtgtcgatcgaccatatttcaaattagagttgtcgatcgcctaactgtccactaatatatcataacctttaaattaggttttataataaaattattgcattatgaagggactatatgaatgaaacttcttgggatcaatcgacaccagccgatgtgattggtatacatatttagtgaccctgtaaaaatttcatccaattcggacctcatttgaccgtcggaatttccggtaaaccgaaaacaccactaatatgctataagggaggacccattacagagatgcgaacattgaaagccgtttgtacatttgaaattatataatttttgttacctatcgtgcgcagTCGTactgaggaaactcatttggcaaagcccctatcaatgaggattttaatatgttaaaacacctcttttgaccgtaggtacgaacggtcaaaccatgtccaaaactaacgaaatttttacggggtccctaaatatatataccaatcgaccatatttcgaacttgAGTTGTTGATCGCCAaaatgtccactaatgtatcataaaatttctattaggtttataataaaactatcgcattatgaaacgactatatgaagaaaacttttcggaatcgatcgacaccatccgatgtgatcgttatatatatttaatgatcattttaaaattcatccaattcggatctcgtttgaccgtcggaatttccggtaaaccataTGTACGGACGCCTTTTtgaaacgccttttttttacCGTATGTATGGACGgttaaaccatgttcaaaacggacgaaatatTAATGGGGtcgctaaatatatatattgaccaCATCTACTGTtttcgatcgacaatatttcgaaactagaacttatttgtaatttttttagaatgttttctaataattcttttattcttcTAAACCTGCAAGGCCCGACTTAATCCGGCCCGTAAAAACCTGCAAAACCCACTTTAAGTGAGCGAATTTGAATCTtcatatttatgaaaatacccggcccgtcacttatttaaatgtgCTAAGGTCCGGCCCACCACTCATAGACCGGGATGAGTAACCCATTTCCTAACCCGGCCTACCATAAGATACTTTTCATTAGTGATATCACTTATTGTACATTGGGATGAGTAATCACATGACTTTATTGTAGCACAAATTTCAGACGgtgtttttataatttcttaCGAGATTTATCTTTTACAATAGGTAGTTAGACACTCCAGAAGAAAGTTGGGAAGTAAAAccattcatctaatttttgaaATATTAGAGGAAACTAATATGGCTATGTAATTGATCTgcttcaacacttcaatcacCTGTCTTGACAATTTtcctattattattttttctctacattatatatatatatatatatatatatatcttttgtGATAATGGAAGAAAATCATAAACTATAATGGCTATGTTTTTGggcaaaattttttttttgcaccaTTTGTTTGAAATGcttttcaaaatcctcactgGATGCTAAAATGATCAGCTGTTCATGCTAAATTAATTAGTCAGATTGTTTAAATTTCACTTGAGCATCTTGTAAGAGAGTAAGTCCATTCTTATTTTAGAGGTACCTGAGCAAAGTTGAGTTTCATTGTGGCCATGTTATTGTCATAGAAAAGGTTTTTTGAACAATATGACTAATGACAATCTAAGCTAAATTGTAATTTGCAAGCaatactttttttctttctattttgtTGTTTGAGAATGTTAGAATTGTTGCAAGTAGGAAGTCAGGGTTCTTATGAAAATacttgtaacgaccccaaaatttcaagcaaaaaaacttaaatttttaaagtcgtgaaacaccaaaacaatctcaatgaatcaaaatcattttaaatgccacagcggatcattactgagttctcaatacaactcagacaaaccaattattacaaaccaaatttataattcaatattacataaaaatggaaatgtaataatcctcacaatctctcacaaaacacacaaataaatcctcacaagttcacacacaaatccacaatagaaacctcaccacaagcaggataataAACGACTTCGAGTCCGCAGAGTTGTCAttcgattcccactaatcgacacctgcagtagtgtcccctacaccatcgaattggtgcaccgggattgtaaacacaaacccggtaagctttacagctcgtatgagtaaaataaaacaaatataactcggatatcaatatatacgacaatccacaaatcaacaaatataaatgcactcatgagtcaatggacggcccatctgattgtccaaaaaaaaaatgaaaatgaaagtgctcatgagaaattgggcaacccttaatgtttacccaaattgggcaaccctttattatatacatgtcatatttcataaacacgtccgaagacaaaacgttttaacaatcttaacgttaaaaccacgtacaataatctactcattatttgtacaaatcgcatcacatgctcaatatataattctcatcaccactgtgatcatattcacaaacgaaatcctaacagtatataatatagcaaactatatatatatatatatatatgttcctatttaccatttatacaatatatatataatccactatatcatatacatgtcatatttcgttctttaatattttacaaaatcttgaatctccgcaagggtatattcgtaaataagtgagattttactcacgttatcaactcgagcgtaattccacaatttctgaagataattcatttccttgttttattgatcaccttgaaaagataagaaaagaatttagaaatgtttcgtaaacctttaaatgccgaaacagtaataagcTGTTACTGTTCAactttttttggttttacgaatttactgttcactgagtactattcactgtactactattcatgtattaatgtacaaatacacatacattacgtattcatgtacgagtacatattgtttacgtatttttgtacgtataaatactattcaaatgtacatactgtctcagtaaataataactactgaattacccttccaaaattactttttatatttactgaatgtaatttacatttacatttactgtacgtaaaataaaatttacatttaccgtatgtaaatcacgtttttacattcaccgttgtaaaataaatttttacaatttactgtgtcgaaccactgttcacgcgccgccatgTGCGGCGGTCCGTGGGTATACGCGCCACcaccggccggccgcgcgtggcgttcacgcgccactcactgtggcagcgcgtgggcccacgcgccgagcctaaagccggcgcgtagcacgccaccgccgcccccaaaaccttcctctcctcttcctcctccttcctacGATCTCAGACCACTCATAGGCTAACACATGcacccccacgcgccgcctctaggcggtgGTAACCCTCTCCGCCATCCACTCTTCGATCTCACTCCAAACATACCAAAAATCATCACAACAACCACACAAATCATCCCTAGCATGAATCTCACCTCGATTCGATGGTGGCGAGCTCGCCTCGAGCACGGTGGTGGCGGAGAAGCTCGGGGCGGCGATTTGCAGAATCTTTGACGACGTTAGGCGTcctcacggcggcgaggcacGGGCTGGTGAGCTGAAGGGTGGCTGCATGGGTCCTCGCGATGCCGTAGGGGCGAGTGGTGCACGTCACGGCGGTCCAGTGAGCTAGATCGCCAGAGGCAATTTTCTGAGGTGAGGGTGAGGGAGTTCGGGGAGAGTGAAGatagagggaggcggagagagtgaggagagagagagtttccaattatgggaaccctagctgagaaaaaaaatcctttttatactagtttctaaaatcggaaactagtttccgacgttaataactttcacgtacgacttCCGAATTGAACGCGGGacgcgtccacgaactcgtatcgacgagctctacaaatTTTGTGAAGggagttttcgcaaccgagcgacggaataaaagtcgatataatcgttcgaaaacgtaatgtttttctaattaaacgttccgagaacgtttccgttttcgtttcgtaaaatcacaaataatcaaattcatgttaattgaatttcacaacttcatagaattcaaatcaaaaccaaatacCGTTTCAAAAAAATAGAGTTATTACAATACTGGTGGAAGTAGATATAGGAGCCAATGGATATGTGAGTATTTTGAGAGTGAATTAACACCAAGTACCCTCTCTTGACCTAATTTCTGTCATTTCCGGTTCTCGGTAGGTATGCATTTACTACTTTCTTGATACCTTCTGGTACTTATGAGACCATAGCATACTCGTTTGAATTAGGCTAGATGGTACACACGCTTTCCAGATTTCATTTATTAGTCATGATCTATGCCATTAACTTACTTTTGTGTACAGTGTCTCTCATGGCTACTATGCAGTATCTATTCAAATGATAAATGTCATTTTAACATTGATTGTTGCCTTATAGTTGGTGATCATGTTAGTGTCTGGTATTATTGCTACTGCTTGGTGTTTGCACGCATGAGATATGGAGTCCACAAggattttcaaattaatttgaAATCAACCAAGAGACAAACATAAACTTAGCATTCATTAAAATGTAAACGGAGTATCCATCTTAACAACACCAAATAGAATAAGAGACTAAGGACATAACAATTTCTAGGATAAACCACACTGAAATAGTCTGAGATATAAGGTAGCAGTAGTACTCATAATTGAACTGTGAAACTGAAAGCAAATGTAGTGGTGAATCAAGCTCTGGGCTTGAGTTTTCCCTCGTTGGCCAGCCTGAAGAGACGGGCTTGGTTGGTTGCTACCTTGTTCGATCTTAGTCCTCTGACAAAACCGTCCCTGACTTGCGCGGTAGTGAAATGGAACCTGTTGTCCACCATAGAGTTGAGCAAGGAAGCAGTTCCTTCTCTGTAgagttccccaagtccatCAGTGCGAGTGTTGGAAAGCGCTTGATGCAAGTTCATGGAGCCTGATCCGAACCCTGGAACGCTAGTCAGACCAAAGGAATGGCCAAGTGTTGCCCACCAGCCCACAAGACCCCATATCACTGTGGGGTGGTTCCTCCAGTAGCTGCAACAAAACCATGGCTGTTAACTTCTCAAACTTAAAAGATGGTCATATATGATTCTATCTTTtgtatgtgtgatgtatttcATGAGAGTACTTACGTGCATGTGAAGGGAGGGGAGTTGGGATCAGGAAGATAGGGAGGTGTAGGAACACCTGGAGTACCGGGGTCAATTGGTGGAGTTCCAATGAATGGGAGTGGGGGGCTTACAATGACAGGGGGGCTACCGCCTGAAGGTGGAGTTCCATAGGTTGGAGTTGGAGTTGGAGTTGTAGGTCTTGATGGGGTTGAAGGAGTTGATGGTCTTGATGATGGGGTACCACAGTAGGAAGGTGGTGATGGTGAAGGGCTGTAGCCTCCGTGAGAGGGAGGGCTGTAGCCTCCGTGAGAGGGAGGGCTGTAGCTTCCATGAGAGGGAGGGCTGTAGCCTCCATGAGAGGGAGGGCTGTAGCTTCCATGAGAGGGTGGGCTGTAGCCTCCATGAGAGGGAGGGCTGTAGCCTCCATGAGAGGGAGGGCTGTAGCCTCCATGAGAGGGAGGGTTGTGATGATGATGGGAAGGTGGACTTCCATGCGAACCTGCATTTCATGAAGTGAAAGATTAGGACATGAGTAGGCATATATTTAGATGACGAAAGTGAGAAAGTATATATAGCATGCATGCAGTgaaataaaaccaaagaaacaGACGCAATGTGTACGTGTGAGGAGGTCGAGAGAAAAATATACCTCCGGGAGGGCTTCCACCGTTGCCTGAAGGGGGAGTTACGGCACAAAGGTCTGGAGTGTAGTAGTTCTTCTGGTCCTCAAGGGTGGTGGATATGACAGGGATGACCAGGTTGTGGGTGAGCATGCCAGCAACCAAAGCCCATAtgaacaaagaagaagatgctTTGTTCCTCATCACAGCACCcatttttgttcttcttcaagAAAGGTTGGGAACAGAACTGAAGGAGGAAGTGTGAGTTTGGCAGGAGGAAGAAGGGTGAATATAAAGgggagatagagagagagtaaATATTTGCAGGTGAAGTAGTGAAGGTTGTTGATGTTGCAGGTGCAtttatttttccaatttaCTCCTTGTGCTCTCTCTGGACAAGTTCTGGAGTCGCTTAGCTAGAAACATTGACACCATAAACATAACttagatctctctctctctctctcagagaAATAGGCCTATCATATGTGTTAAATTACTATTGAGAAGTTCATTGCTTCATGTGGCCTGCATGGAGAAAATCATGGGGCTCTTGGCATATAATATTTGCTGGTCTCAGGTTGGATCTGGAATAAATTATGGGATTAGGAACTAATTCAATTTCATCATAGGAGATATAATAGCAATTGTTTCCCTCTTTCTTGATGAAGCTCTTCGTCAAGAGAAATGCCGTTTAAATTTTTCAGAGAGCATGCCACAGTAATATGCAGCAATCAAAGACAAACCTTCCCTCCCCAGTTCTGTAACCAATGTATGATTCTCTTAGCAGGGTCAGTGTCGGCATGactattaattttattttctcatgATAAAACAtactttattttttaattcaccaaaaaagaaaaagaaaaaaagattaaCTTAAACCAATTTAATTTATTACCAAGATTTTCCCATATCCTTGTCTCTGATCTGAAATTTAAACATGGTTTAGCTGGTCCCTATTACCCCATTATCTGCATATCTTGTATTACATATAATTCAATAGACTTCTTGGTTATGAACTTATGATTAGTTATTGTAACCTAAAATGTTGGATATGCATCAATGCATGATGTGGTACATGAAACCGCTTCAATTCATTTCCCAGTCATGGATGACAGATGTTGAACTCAGAGCTTAGTCCAGCCTAACCCTTAAAGATGAGTAATCTGTATTGGACCCATATTGATATTATCAATATAGGGTTCTCATCTTCTCCCAGCCCCAAATTCTTGATGTTCTaaagtgtaataacccgatttctCGGATTCAAATTGTATAAATTCTTAGAATTGaataacttagaaaatttaataaatcacatttttcgcTTCACGATGATGTCAAATGTCAAATCGAAAACAGACCGTTTTCGGAAATCTAAAtgggaaaaacgttacgtttttgCGACGCGGGAGTCGACTTGTACTCCGTCCctcgtttccgaaaacttcattcacaaaagttgtagagctagTCAATACGATTTCGTGGACGCGTCACGCGTTCTTCTCAGACGTCGtaggtgaaagttattagcgacggaagttagtttttgattttagaaaaagtataaaaagaaatttttggaaactagggtttccaaaaacagaaaccctcatttctctctctcaccccgcagccctcttctctctctccccgacacTCTCTCCTTCCCTCTCCTCATCGCCGGCGATCTCCACGACTCCGGCCtccgtggccctcaccgcccgTCTCAAAAGCATTGCACGGTCCTCAGTAGCAGCCCTCGAGCTCGACACGCCTCCCCTCGCCACCGTGAAGCTAACACGACAACCTAAGGCTCCTGCATTTCCACCACCGTCCAAGTTTCGTCGCCGGCGAGACCAGAGCACGGGGACCAGCTCACCATCGCCGATCCTCATCGTCGAAGCCATCTGCAAGCAAGTTTGAGTCGAATAGCACCGCCGGCCTCACCCTCACGAAATCGACCATGTCGGCAtctcgagctcctccggcgacATTCCGGCAGTTCTAAGGCTCCACATAGGTACGGAAATGTTTTAATCGAATGATATGAGTGATTGTATGTTGTTGTGAAGATTTGTAGAGGATTTGGAGGAGTTTCAGAGGAGGATGAGAGGTTTgtaccgccgcctagggcgGTGCGTGGGGGAGCGTGAGGGGGGCAGGAGGCGGTGTTAGGCCGTGGATGGGAGGAGGGGAAGAAAAAGAGGAGTTTTGAGCGGCGTGTGAGCTCCACGC contains:
- the LOC126800091 gene encoding protodermal factor 1 — encoded protein: MRNKASSSLFIWALVAGMLTHNLVIPVISTTLEDQKNYYTPDLCAVTPPSGNGGSPPGGSHGSPPSHHHHNPPSHGGYSYSPPSHGGYSPSPSPPSYCGTPSSRPSTPSTPSRPTTPTPTPTYGTPPSGGSPPVIVSPPLPFIGTPPIDPGTPGVPTPPYLPDPNSPPFTCTYWRNHPTVIWGLVGWWATLGHSFGLTSVPGFGSGSMNLHQALSNTRTDGLGELYREGTASLLNSMVDNRFHFTTAQVRDGFVRGLRSNKVATNQARLFRLANEGKLKPRA